In a single window of the Amycolatopsis sp. cg5 genome:
- a CDS encoding GH1 family beta-glucosidase: MENLNFPSEFLWGVSTSAFQIEGATREGGRGPSIWDTFTETEGKIAQGEDAKVAADHYHRYPEDIALMSELGVGAYRMSLAWPRIQPDGTGAPNKEGLDFYDRLIDAVCDAGIAPTVTLYHWDTPQALEDTGGWLNRDTAARFAEYASIVGERFADRVKMWIPLNEPMVMSIYGYAIGEYAPGQFLMLDAIPTAHHQNLAHGLAVQALRAAGATNIGTANNHSPIWPANDTDEDDKAAIWLDALLNRLFADPVLLGSYPEQLLDHLPENYAADLETIHQPLDFYGVNYYEPQGVAAPGEGNPLPFELRPIDGFPMTTNDSPIVPHGLRELLVSFHNRYQENLPPIHITENGCSFADTVAEDGAVHDPERIDFLTGHLGALREAMDAGVDVRGYFVWSLLDNFEWSKGYAPRFGIVHVDYETQKRTPKDSFRWYQKLISND, encoded by the coding sequence GTGGAAAATCTGAACTTTCCTTCCGAGTTTCTCTGGGGAGTGTCCACTTCGGCCTTCCAAATCGAGGGCGCGACTCGCGAGGGCGGTCGCGGACCGTCCATTTGGGACACGTTCACCGAGACCGAAGGCAAGATCGCACAGGGGGAGGACGCCAAGGTAGCGGCGGATCACTATCACCGCTACCCGGAGGACATCGCGTTGATGTCCGAACTCGGCGTCGGCGCCTACCGGATGTCCCTTGCGTGGCCGCGAATTCAGCCTGACGGCACAGGCGCGCCCAACAAGGAGGGGCTCGATTTCTACGATCGCCTCATCGACGCCGTCTGCGACGCGGGCATCGCGCCGACGGTCACGCTCTACCACTGGGACACCCCGCAGGCGCTCGAAGACACCGGCGGCTGGCTCAACAGGGACACCGCGGCGCGATTCGCGGAGTACGCCTCGATCGTCGGTGAGCGATTCGCCGATCGGGTGAAGATGTGGATTCCACTCAACGAACCGATGGTCATGTCGATTTATGGCTACGCGATCGGCGAGTACGCGCCAGGCCAGTTCCTCATGCTCGACGCGATTCCGACCGCACACCACCAGAATCTCGCGCACGGACTCGCCGTCCAGGCGTTGCGCGCCGCCGGCGCCACGAATATCGGCACCGCGAACAACCATTCGCCGATCTGGCCCGCCAACGACACCGACGAGGACGACAAGGCGGCCATCTGGCTGGACGCGCTGCTCAACCGCCTCTTCGCCGACCCCGTGCTGCTCGGCAGCTATCCCGAACAACTCCTCGATCACCTGCCCGAGAATTACGCCGCGGACCTTGAGACCATTCACCAGCCGCTCGACTTCTACGGCGTCAACTACTACGAGCCGCAGGGCGTCGCCGCGCCGGGCGAGGGAAACCCGCTGCCGTTCGAACTTCGCCCGATCGACGGATTTCCCATGACCACCAACGATTCCCCGATCGTCCCGCATGGGCTGCGTGAACTGCTGGTCTCTTTCCACAACCGTTACCAGGAGAATCTTCCGCCGATCCACATCACCGAAAACGGCTGCAGCTTCGCCGACACGGTCGCCGAGGACGGCGCCGTGCACGATCCCGAGCGCATCGACTTCCTCACCGGGCACCTCGGCGCGCTGCGCGAGGCGATGGACGCCGGCGTCGATGTCCGCGGCTACTTCGTCTGGTCGCTGCTGGACAACTTCGAGTGGTCCAAGGGCTACGCGCCACGTTTCGGCATCGTGCACGTCGACTACGAAACGCAGAAACGCACACCCAAGGATTCGTTCCGCTGGTACCAAAAGCTGATCAGCAATGACTGA
- a CDS encoding MFS transporter, with protein MTDVQTPEALAEPQTKVRGGWMTLLVLANIALWLGIYAPIQVLLPKQAELLDAADKVAIFSIVSAIGGVVALIANPAIGLLSDRTCSRFGRRHPWTVIGAGVSVVGFVVLAIAPNVVVMTLGWCLVQGGLNGMLAALMSALPDRVPVPQRAMVGGLVGISQMLGTVLGAVVVVVVLDMAGVPTAYLVCAVIVVLGAAAFVLRTPDASLPAEFRPRTDIGEILRGLFTPLKHADFAWAWGCHFMINLGNALGTLYLLFFLKDAVHYEDPESGLLVMMGLYAAALVVGALVTGHFSDKSGKRKPYVYASSVVMAIAALILVFWPNWTASLIASPLLGVGFGMYMSVALAILTQVLPEARDRAKDLGIINIANSLPQVVATTATVGILSLLGGYAGLFTASAVATILAAVLITRVKSVN; from the coding sequence ATGACTGACGTCCAAACCCCCGAGGCGCTGGCCGAGCCGCAGACCAAGGTCCGCGGCGGCTGGATGACGTTGTTGGTGCTCGCGAACATCGCACTGTGGCTCGGGATCTACGCCCCGATCCAGGTGCTGCTCCCGAAGCAGGCCGAACTGCTCGACGCGGCGGACAAGGTCGCCATCTTCAGCATCGTCAGCGCGATCGGCGGCGTGGTCGCGCTGATCGCCAACCCGGCGATCGGCCTGCTCTCGGACCGCACCTGCTCCCGCTTCGGCCGCCGCCATCCGTGGACGGTCATCGGCGCGGGCGTCAGCGTGGTCGGGTTCGTGGTGCTGGCCATCGCGCCGAACGTCGTCGTGATGACGCTCGGCTGGTGTCTGGTGCAGGGCGGGCTGAACGGCATGCTCGCCGCGCTCATGTCCGCCTTACCCGATCGAGTACCGGTGCCGCAGCGCGCGATGGTCGGCGGACTGGTCGGGATCAGCCAGATGCTCGGCACCGTGCTCGGCGCGGTCGTCGTCGTGGTGGTGCTCGACATGGCTGGCGTGCCGACCGCTTATCTCGTCTGCGCGGTCATCGTCGTGCTCGGCGCGGCGGCATTCGTACTGCGCACGCCCGACGCGTCGTTGCCCGCCGAATTCCGGCCGCGCACCGACATCGGCGAAATCCTGCGCGGCCTGTTCACGCCGCTGAAGCACGCGGACTTCGCCTGGGCGTGGGGTTGCCACTTCATGATCAACCTCGGCAACGCGCTGGGCACGTTGTATCTGCTGTTCTTCCTCAAGGACGCCGTGCACTACGAGGATCCCGAGTCGGGACTGCTCGTCATGATGGGCCTCTACGCCGCCGCGTTGGTGGTCGGTGCGCTTGTCACGGGACATTTCTCCGACAAGTCCGGCAAGCGGAAGCCGTACGTCTACGCGTCTTCGGTCGTCATGGCGATCGCCGCGCTGATTCTCGTCTTCTGGCCGAACTGGACCGCGTCGCTGATCGCGTCACCGCTGCTCGGCGTCGGCTTCGGCATGTACATGTCGGTCGCGCTGGCGATTCTCACGCAGGTGCTGCCCGAGGCGAGGGACCGCGCGAAGGATCTCGGCATCATCAACATCGCGAACTCGCTGCCGCAGGTCGTCGCGACGACGGCGACGGTAGGGATTCTGTCGTTGCTCGGCGGCTATGCGGGGCTCTTCACCGCATCGGCCGTGGCGACGATTCTCGCGGCAGTGCTCATCACGCGAGTGAAATCAGTGAACTAG
- a CDS encoding phosphotransferase enzyme family protein, which yields MDGRFTSEKLEEVLISACELLGFDPRGARLLRFTNNAVYALDGAGVVIRIVGSRALRHRVGKVVRVAEHFERHGVPAIRLLPGVHQPLWIAGHLLTVWTEVPDTGAEPTAADLARLLRQVHALPAPVDLPDWAPLDAVRARVSDAEELDDGDRRFLLRRCADVEAELAELDFALPKGLVHGDAYIGNVICGPDGPVLCDFDSACLGPREWDLTPMAVGRERFGDSEARYREFADGYGFDVTSWPGFSVLRAVRELKLTTSVLPILRSHPDVRDELRRRLDDLRAGRTDVRWNRYR from the coding sequence TTGGACGGTCGCTTCACCAGCGAAAAACTTGAAGAAGTCCTGATCAGCGCCTGCGAGCTGCTCGGCTTCGACCCGCGGGGCGCGCGGCTTCTCCGGTTCACCAACAACGCCGTCTACGCGCTGGACGGCGCCGGTGTGGTGATCAGGATCGTCGGCTCGCGCGCGCTGCGGCACCGCGTCGGCAAGGTCGTGCGGGTCGCGGAGCACTTCGAACGCCACGGCGTGCCCGCCATTCGCCTGCTGCCCGGCGTCCACCAGCCCTTGTGGATCGCCGGGCACCTGCTCACGGTGTGGACGGAGGTGCCGGACACCGGCGCCGAGCCCACCGCCGCCGACCTCGCCCGGCTGCTCCGCCAGGTCCACGCGCTGCCCGCACCCGTCGATCTGCCCGACTGGGCGCCGCTCGACGCCGTCCGCGCCCGGGTTTCCGACGCCGAGGAGCTCGACGACGGTGACCGGCGGTTTCTGCTGCGCCGCTGCGCGGACGTCGAGGCCGAGCTGGCCGAACTGGACTTCGCGCTGCCCAAGGGGCTTGTCCACGGCGACGCTTACATCGGAAATGTCATCTGCGGGCCCGACGGCCCGGTGCTGTGCGATTTCGACTCGGCCTGCCTCGGCCCGCGTGAATGGGACCTGACGCCGATGGCCGTCGGCCGTGAGCGGTTCGGGGACTCCGAGGCGCGGTATCGCGAGTTCGCCGACGGCTACGGCTTCGACGTGACGTCCTGGCCGGGGTTTTCAGTGCTGCGAGCGGTCCGTGAGCTCAAGCTGACGACGTCGGTGCTGCCCATCCTGCGCAGCCATCCCGACGTGCGGGACGAATTGCGGAGAAGACTCGATGATCTGCGTGCCGGCCGCACCGATGTTCGTTGGAACCGGTACCGCTAA
- a CDS encoding tetratricopeptide repeat protein: MREALSKRAISSVYRLLRKHGVSQRQIAAMTGQSQSEVSEILKGRQVMAYDVLTRISDGLGVPRGYMGLAYDEATAIRVVGAADGQQAEEDESVKRRRFLAHAAQVTMGAAVFGQDSGTWTANPARTPAPGRIGMTDVRQVEAATRALRALDYQYGGGFCRDAVVAQLSWGQQMLESNGTEIVKNRLFVALADLHSLAGWTSFDTGLMDSARGHFANALDLAKQGENHPLVANVLYRMGRVYLHQNAADDALKLFQLGQIAAQESGSELAVAVLCANEAWAYALMGNETQATKLLNRSKDEFSRADVDKAESWVKFFNETDVYAMIGTVHTVLAQEVSASHTKFAIPALTKAVESYTDDMARSKTFMLGALATNHLLDGDIDQGARVGGKALDCAEGIKSARVRDRLKPLQVEAEQRRNNPDARDLADRLHAFFAA; the protein is encoded by the coding sequence ATGCGCGAGGCCTTGTCCAAACGCGCGATCAGCTCGGTGTACCGGCTGCTCCGCAAGCACGGTGTTTCGCAGCGCCAGATCGCCGCGATGACCGGCCAATCGCAGTCCGAGGTGTCCGAGATCCTCAAAGGTCGCCAGGTCATGGCCTACGACGTCCTCACGAGGATCTCGGACGGCCTGGGTGTCCCCCGTGGATACATGGGTCTCGCCTATGACGAGGCCACAGCGATACGGGTCGTCGGTGCTGCCGACGGCCAGCAGGCAGAGGAGGACGAGTCCGTGAAGCGACGGAGGTTCCTCGCGCATGCCGCACAGGTCACGATGGGTGCGGCGGTGTTCGGTCAGGACTCGGGAACGTGGACGGCGAATCCGGCACGCACGCCGGCGCCGGGTCGGATCGGCATGACGGATGTGCGGCAGGTCGAGGCCGCGACCAGGGCGCTACGCGCGTTGGACTACCAGTACGGCGGCGGTTTCTGCCGAGACGCCGTCGTCGCCCAGCTGTCTTGGGGACAGCAAATGCTCGAGTCGAACGGCACGGAGATCGTCAAGAACCGGCTGTTCGTCGCGCTCGCTGATCTGCACAGCCTCGCAGGCTGGACGTCTTTCGATACCGGGCTGATGGATTCCGCGCGTGGGCACTTCGCCAACGCGCTCGACCTGGCCAAACAGGGTGAGAACCACCCGCTGGTGGCCAACGTGCTCTACCGCATGGGCCGGGTCTACCTGCACCAGAACGCTGCGGATGACGCACTGAAGTTGTTCCAGCTCGGCCAGATCGCGGCTCAGGAATCCGGCTCTGAGCTCGCCGTCGCTGTGCTTTGCGCCAACGAGGCGTGGGCGTACGCGCTGATGGGCAATGAAACTCAGGCGACAAAACTGCTCAACAGGAGCAAGGACGAGTTCAGCCGTGCGGACGTCGACAAGGCCGAATCCTGGGTCAAGTTCTTCAACGAGACCGACGTCTACGCGATGATCGGCACCGTCCATACGGTATTGGCGCAGGAAGTGAGCGCCTCGCACACGAAGTTCGCCATTCCCGCGCTGACCAAGGCCGTCGAGTCCTACACCGACGACATGGCTCGCAGCAAGACCTTCATGCTGGGCGCGCTCGCCACGAATCACCTGCTCGACGGCGATATCGACCAGGGCGCTAGGGTCGGGGGCAAGGCGCTCGACTGCGCGGAGGGCATCAAGTCCGCGCGGGTGCGCGACCGCCTGAAGCCGCTGCAGGTCGAGGCCGAGCAGCGCCGGAACAATCCCGATGCCCGCGATCTCGCCGACCGGCTGCACGCGTTCTTCGCGGCCTGA